A window of the Euzebya pacifica genome harbors these coding sequences:
- a CDS encoding NADH-quinone oxidoreductase subunit J has product MSALAPAVVTLAQTATQSTSGAAEFWVFWLIAPLSLAAAISVVVLKNPVHAALMLVINFFTFAVFYAVLQAQFLATIQVIVYAGAIMILFLFVLMLLGVDKSVESGPGRIRGQKVAAIVLGIGLFMGLTATVAGPYMGTDSACNISGAVEESIADQGAAARPCVGLEGQNAAEGGNVAQIGRLIFGRYVWPFEVTSVLLVIAAIGAMVLGRRTDNMTDLVDSGTAAEPGVPHEPVSIPAGETTTPAAELDDHTHGEEGQ; this is encoded by the coding sequence ATGAGTGCGTTGGCCCCGGCCGTCGTCACGCTTGCGCAGACGGCCACCCAGTCCACCTCGGGTGCTGCCGAGTTCTGGGTGTTCTGGCTGATCGCCCCCCTCTCGCTGGCTGCCGCGATCAGCGTCGTGGTGCTGAAGAACCCGGTCCACGCCGCCCTGATGCTCGTCATCAACTTCTTCACCTTCGCGGTGTTCTACGCGGTGCTGCAGGCGCAGTTCCTGGCCACCATCCAGGTCATCGTCTACGCCGGCGCGATCATGATCCTGTTCCTGTTCGTGCTGATGCTGCTCGGCGTCGACAAGAGCGTCGAGTCCGGACCGGGCAGGATCCGTGGCCAGAAGGTCGCGGCGATCGTGCTCGGCATCGGCCTGTTCATGGGCCTGACCGCCACGGTGGCGGGCCCGTACATGGGCACCGACAGCGCCTGCAACATCTCCGGCGCGGTCGAGGAGTCGATCGCCGACCAGGGTGCGGCCGCCCGGCCCTGTGTGGGCCTCGAGGGCCAGAACGCCGCCGAGGGCGGCAACGTCGCCCAGATCGGCCGGCTCATCTTCGGCCGCTACGTCTGGCCCTTCGAGGTCACGAGCGTCCTGCTGGTCATCGCCGCCATCGGCGCGATGGTCCTCGGCCGACGCACCGACAACATGACCGACCTCGTCGACTCCGGCACCGCGGCCGAACCGGGCGTCCCCCACGAGCCCGTGTCCATCCCCGCTGGCGAGACCACAACCCCGGCCGCCGAGCTCGACGACCACACCCACGGGGAGGAAGGCCAATGA
- the nuoL gene encoding NADH-quinone oxidoreductase subunit L has translation MTGSLLSPLLVPVLATEGGGHPFEHISTAAAGSVIDLAWLIPVVPAISAGLLLLFGRRLGRLTSGVAITAIGFSATMATLVLLELLSHPSGDRTFVVDVAAWLDIAGFTVNWSMLVDPLSAVMLMLVTWVGLLIHVYSLGYMSHDSRYERFFAYLNLFAASMLVLVLGSSFLVLFVGWELVGLSSYLLIGFWFEKKEYAAAAKKAFVTNRIGDVGFMVAMFIVFATFGSLEFAEVLPAIGTAATGTLVAIGLLLFVGATGKSAQIPLYVWLPDAMAGPTPVSALIHAATMVTAGVYLIARTSPLYAAIPDIGLIVAWVGGATAFVAAAIACAQVDLKKILAYSTVSQLGYMFIGVGVGDYTAGVFHLLTHGFFKALLFLAAGSVMHAMADRTDIRQMGGLWRKMPITGTTSLIAVLAIAGFPFSSGFYSKEEILAAAAETAGTEALWVLGLLVAGMTAFYMVRWFLLIFTGPKRWEGVTDDAGKAVFHPHESPPSMTLPLLLLAVAAAFGGLLNTSPEDGWLHGWLGNTVEAFHHTSEIIPVSWHLPAALAVAAIGVAISIWMFRGTDAKKVQTIGVGGGLVSIARNKFYVDEFYEFFTVKVGGALARGLSRVDKGGVDGIVNGAAGVTRSFAGQARRTQTGYVRSYALGIVAGTIFLGALVAFAFIGGSV, from the coding sequence GTGACCGGCTCCCTGCTGTCCCCGCTGCTCGTCCCCGTCCTCGCGACCGAGGGCGGCGGGCACCCCTTCGAGCACATCTCCACCGCAGCCGCCGGGTCGGTCATCGACCTGGCCTGGCTGATCCCGGTCGTGCCGGCGATCAGCGCCGGGCTCCTGCTGCTGTTCGGCCGTCGCCTGGGTCGCCTGACCTCCGGCGTGGCCATCACTGCCATCGGCTTCTCCGCCACCATGGCGACCCTGGTCCTGCTCGAGCTGCTGAGTCACCCGTCAGGCGACCGCACGTTCGTCGTGGACGTGGCGGCGTGGCTGGACATCGCCGGGTTCACGGTGAACTGGTCGATGCTGGTCGACCCGCTGTCGGCCGTGATGCTGATGCTGGTCACCTGGGTCGGCCTGCTGATCCACGTGTACTCGCTGGGCTACATGTCACACGACTCGCGGTACGAACGGTTCTTCGCCTACCTGAACCTGTTCGCCGCCTCGATGCTGGTGCTGGTCCTCGGCTCGAGCTTCCTCGTCCTGTTCGTCGGCTGGGAGCTCGTCGGGCTGTCCTCCTACCTCCTCATCGGCTTCTGGTTCGAGAAGAAGGAGTACGCCGCCGCCGCCAAGAAGGCGTTCGTCACCAACCGCATCGGTGACGTCGGCTTCATGGTCGCGATGTTCATCGTCTTCGCGACCTTCGGGTCCCTGGAGTTCGCCGAGGTCCTCCCCGCGATCGGCACCGCCGCGACCGGGACGCTGGTCGCCATCGGGCTGCTGCTGTTCGTCGGCGCGACCGGCAAGTCCGCGCAGATCCCGCTGTACGTCTGGCTGCCCGACGCCATGGCCGGTCCGACCCCCGTGTCGGCCCTGATCCACGCGGCCACGATGGTGACCGCGGGTGTCTACCTGATCGCCCGCACCTCGCCGCTGTACGCCGCGATCCCCGACATCGGCCTGATCGTCGCCTGGGTGGGTGGCGCCACCGCGTTCGTCGCGGCCGCCATCGCCTGCGCCCAGGTCGACCTGAAGAAGATCCTCGCCTACTCCACCGTCAGCCAGCTGGGGTACATGTTCATCGGTGTGGGGGTCGGCGACTACACCGCCGGCGTCTTCCACCTGCTGACCCACGGCTTCTTCAAGGCGCTGCTGTTCCTCGCCGCCGGTTCGGTCATGCACGCGATGGCCGACCGCACCGACATCCGCCAGATGGGCGGACTGTGGCGCAAGATGCCGATCACCGGCACGACCTCGCTGATCGCGGTCCTCGCGATCGCCGGGTTCCCCTTCTCCTCGGGCTTCTACTCCAAGGAGGAGATCCTCGCCGCCGCGGCCGAGACCGCTGGCACCGAGGCGCTCTGGGTGCTCGGCCTGCTGGTCGCCGGCATGACCGCCTTCTACATGGTCCGCTGGTTCCTGCTGATCTTCACCGGACCCAAGCGCTGGGAGGGGGTCACCGACGACGCGGGCAAGGCGGTCTTCCATCCGCACGAGTCGCCGCCGTCCATGACGCTGCCCCTGCTCCTGCTGGCCGTCGCGGCGGCCTTCGGTGGACTGCTGAACACCTCGCCCGAGGACGGCTGGCTGCACGGCTGGCTCGGCAACACCGTCGAGGCGTTCCACCACACCAGCGAGATCATCCCCGTGTCCTGGCACCTGCCGGCCGCGCTGGCCGTCGCCGCGATCGGCGTCGCGATCTCCATCTGGATGTTCCGCGGCACCGACGCCAAGAAGGTCCAGACCATCGGCGTGGGCGGCGGCCTCGTGTCGATCGCCCGCAACAAGTTCTACGTCGACGAGTTCTACGAGTTCTTCACCGTCAAGGTCGGTGGCGCGCTGGCCCGTGGCCTGTCCCGGGTGGACAAGGGCGGCGTCGACGGCATCGTCAACGGCGCTGCCGGCGTGACCCGGTCCTTCGCCGGCCAGGCCCGTCGCACCCAGACCGGCTACGTCCGCTCCTACGCGCTGGGCATCGTCGCCGGCACCATCTTCCTCGGCGCGCTCGTCGCGTTCGCCTTCATCGGAGGCTCCGTCTGA
- the nuoK gene encoding NADH-quinone oxidoreductase subunit NuoK gives MSPAAGIPAGYYLLLAAALFSIGIVGVLVRRNLIVMFMCIELMLNSVNLTLVAFSRINGNLDGQVLSFFVMVVAAAEVTVGLALIVNLFRLRASIDADDADRLRS, from the coding sequence ATGAGCCCCGCTGCAGGCATCCCGGCCGGCTACTACCTGCTGCTGGCCGCTGCCTTGTTCTCGATCGGGATCGTCGGCGTCCTCGTGCGCCGGAACCTGATCGTCATGTTCATGTGCATCGAGCTGATGCTGAACTCGGTCAACCTGACCCTGGTCGCCTTCAGCCGCATCAACGGCAACCTCGACGGGCAGGTCCTGTCCTTCTTCGTGATGGTCGTCGCTGCGGCCGAGGTCACCGTCGGCCTCGCGCTGATCGTGAACCTGTTCCGACTCCGGGCGTCCATCGACGCCGACGACGCAGATCGGCTCCGCTCGTGA
- the nuoI gene encoding NADH-quinone oxidoreductase subunit NuoI gives MFNAMLKGFGLTFKTMFRPPVTTQYPEVKRPTQPRFHGRHVLNRHPDGLEKCVGCELCAWACPADAIFVMGADNSPDARFSPGERYGVDYQINYLRCIFCGLCIEACPTRALTMSNEYEIAGDNRDDLIFTKDQLLAPLPDGAQETPHTDAEVAARGLEYYENNFAGQQPLVSKGSAYVYDKRMTKAADGETMGAVATEPIPGTQTRPGNEDGIDDDGEVVA, from the coding sequence ATGTTCAACGCGATGCTCAAGGGCTTCGGTCTGACCTTCAAGACGATGTTCAGGCCGCCAGTCACCACCCAGTACCCCGAGGTCAAGCGGCCCACCCAGCCGCGTTTCCACGGGCGTCACGTCCTGAACCGGCACCCCGACGGGCTGGAGAAGTGCGTCGGCTGCGAGCTGTGCGCATGGGCCTGCCCCGCCGACGCCATCTTCGTGATGGGCGCCGACAACAGCCCCGACGCCCGCTTCTCGCCCGGTGAGCGGTACGGCGTGGATTACCAGATCAACTACCTGCGCTGCATCTTCTGCGGCCTGTGCATCGAGGCCTGCCCCACCCGGGCGCTGACGATGTCCAACGAGTACGAGATCGCCGGGGACAACCGCGACGACCTGATCTTCACCAAGGACCAGCTGCTGGCCCCCCTCCCCGACGGCGCGCAGGAGACCCCGCACACCGACGCGGAGGTCGCTGCCCGTGGCCTGGAGTACTACGAGAACAACTTCGCCGGCCAGCAGCCGCTGGTCAGCAAGGGCAGCGCCTACGTCTACGACAAGCGCATGACCAAGGCTGCCGACGGCGAGACCATGGGCGCGGTCGCCACCGAGCCGATTCCCGGCACCCAGACCCGGCCCGGCAACGAGGACGGCATCGACGACGACGGCGAGGTCGTGGCATGA